In a genomic window of beta proteobacterium MWH-UniP1:
- the rpsE gene encoding 30S ribosomal protein S5 — protein MAKMQAKVTTEDRDDGLREKMISVNRVTKVVKGGRILGFAALTVVGDGDGRIGMGKGKSREVPVAVQKAMDEARRKMIKVPLKGGTFHHTVTGKHGASTVMISPAQKGTGIIAGGPMRAIFEVLGVTDVVAKSLGSTNPYNMVRATINGLRNMQTPAEVANKRGLSVEQILN, from the coding sequence CGCGACGACGGCCTTCGTGAAAAGATGATTTCCGTCAATCGCGTCACCAAGGTGGTGAAGGGCGGACGGATCCTCGGTTTCGCAGCGCTCACCGTGGTCGGTGATGGCGATGGCCGTATCGGCATGGGCAAGGGCAAGTCCCGTGAAGTCCCGGTTGCTGTTCAAAAAGCAATGGACGAAGCCCGCCGCAAGATGATCAAGGTTCCGCTCAAAGGCGGCACTTTCCATCACACCGTGACCGGCAAGCATGGCGCATCGACAGTGATGATTTCGCCCGCACAAAAGGGTACCGGCATTATTGCGGGCGGCCCAATGCGTGCCATTTTCGAAGTGCTTGGTGTGACCGACGTGGTCGCCAAGAGCTTGGGTTCGACAAACCCTTACAACATGGTGCGCGCCACGATCAATGGCCTGCGCAACATGCAAACGCCAGCAGAAGTCGCTAACAAGCGCGGCCTGTCGGTTGAACAAATCCTGAACTGA